The Rhodohalobacter sp. SW132 genome has a segment encoding these proteins:
- a CDS encoding response regulator, with product MSYFFILNEIGLYGIPAQLILLVLVIVLSVILFIYVRNGNRSNDLKLSEEAKTTFLKSILDHSGTGNAIIDSEGFIRYVNFGFSALFNENELPLAGKNINEIPQLKKLSRSFHENSSSVIEIQGGDDKIYMVKYFTVKDAARNIVGRYLKTLPDLKKAENESGGVDLSHELKTPLHAVIGFSQLLSKDADLTDEQYKLLEKIIYHSKLLDGKIKNLLGAEQDSVRVDLQKTGSDLGSNNIKKILVVDDVSINRTLLKLMLKRYGIDVQEASNGEAALQILENWKADMILMDLSMPVMDGIEAVKVIRGNGASSLSASKIIAVTATQRYSRGELIDAGFDDLMQKPFKEEELLAKIGINVSSNIPN from the coding sequence TTGTCTTACTTTTTTATTCTTAACGAGATCGGGCTGTACGGTATTCCTGCCCAGTTGATTCTGCTGGTCTTGGTAATTGTATTGTCCGTTATTCTCTTTATCTATGTCCGAAATGGGAATAGATCAAATGATCTGAAATTATCAGAAGAGGCGAAAACTACGTTTCTTAAATCCATACTGGATCATTCCGGTACAGGAAATGCCATTATCGATTCGGAGGGATTTATTCGTTACGTAAACTTTGGTTTTTCAGCTTTATTTAATGAGAATGAGTTGCCGCTTGCCGGGAAAAATATAAACGAGATACCACAGCTTAAAAAACTTTCGCGAAGTTTCCATGAGAACAGTTCCTCTGTAATTGAAATACAGGGGGGAGATGATAAAATTTATATGGTAAAGTATTTTACCGTAAAGGATGCAGCTCGAAATATTGTTGGAAGGTATTTGAAGACTCTTCCCGATTTAAAAAAAGCAGAGAATGAATCTGGCGGAGTCGATTTGTCTCACGAATTAAAAACTCCACTGCACGCTGTGATCGGTTTTTCACAACTATTAAGCAAAGATGCTGACCTCACAGATGAACAGTATAAGCTTCTTGAAAAAATTATTTATCACTCAAAGCTTTTAGATGGTAAAATCAAAAATCTGCTTGGCGCTGAACAGGATTCAGTCCGTGTGGATTTACAAAAAACGGGTTCGGATTTGGGTTCGAATAATATCAAGAAAATATTAGTTGTTGATGATGTTTCCATAAACAGAACGCTCCTCAAACTTATGCTGAAAAGATATGGAATTGATGTACAGGAGGCATCGAATGGAGAGGCAGCACTGCAGATTCTTGAAAACTGGAAAGCAGATATGATTCTGATGGACCTGAGTATGCCTGTAATGGATGGGATTGAAGCAGTTAAGGTTATACGCGGAAATGGGGCTTCAAGCCTTTCAGCATCAAAGATTATTGCTGTAACAGCAACTCAACGATATTCAAGAGGTGAGTTAATTGATGCAGGGTTTGACGACCTGATGCAGAAGCCATTTAAAGAAGAGGAGTTGCTGGCAAAAATCGGGATCAATGTTTCATCAAATATCCCAAATTGA
- a CDS encoding dihydrofolate reductase encodes MILTLIAAHDPNLVIGKDGELPWHYPEDLKFFKQTTMGHTLLMGRIVFEELGEKLLPGREGVVLSRSQSYPHVPTFSSIDDALNHLSDKERVFVIGGGEIYRQTINMADELIITEIDEAYDGDTFFPEYRDQIGEVWKEKFRQESGSLTFLKYVRNRS; translated from the coding sequence ATGATTTTAACTTTAATTGCAGCCCACGATCCCAACCTGGTTATCGGTAAAGATGGAGAACTTCCATGGCATTACCCGGAAGATCTGAAGTTTTTTAAACAAACGACTATGGGGCATACCTTGTTGATGGGCAGAATTGTATTTGAAGAACTTGGAGAAAAACTACTCCCGGGTCGGGAAGGCGTGGTTTTAAGCCGATCGCAATCATATCCCCATGTCCCGACATTCTCATCAATTGATGACGCATTGAATCACTTATCGGATAAAGAGCGGGTGTTTGTTATTGGAGGCGGAGAGATCTACCGACAAACAATAAACATGGCCGATGAGCTGATTATCACAGAGATCGATGAAGCCTACGATGGAGATACTTTTTTTCCTGAATACAGAGATCAAATAGGTGAGGTATGGAAAGAAAAATTCAGACAGGAAAGTGGCTCACTTACGTTCTTAAAGTATGTTCGGAACCGCTCTTAA
- a CDS encoding thymidylate synthase — protein MKQYLNLVKNVLDNGVIKENRTGIPTISCFAEHYKVDLAEGFPLLTTKKVFFRSVILELLWYLRGEDHIRWLRDENDCHIWDAWADDDGYVGPIYPTLWRRFPALKSESGASYPGKGTDENVKWAYDEYDQVQRAVDMLKKNPNSRRIVVSAWHPGLLDEMRLPPCHVMYIFNVSNGRLNCHLTQRSGDIALGIPFNLACYSALTMAIAAETNLKPGVFAHTIVDAHIYENHVEGLKEQLKREPRKLPELKIQKKPLNQLEFSDFELLNYNPHDKIRFPVAV, from the coding sequence ATGAAGCAATATCTCAATCTTGTTAAAAACGTACTTGATAATGGTGTTATAAAAGAGAATCGAACGGGAATTCCTACAATTTCGTGTTTCGCTGAACATTATAAAGTTGACCTGGCAGAAGGATTTCCACTTCTGACGACAAAAAAAGTGTTCTTTCGATCTGTGATTCTTGAATTACTTTGGTATCTGAGAGGAGAAGATCACATCCGATGGTTAAGAGATGAAAATGATTGCCATATTTGGGATGCATGGGCCGATGATGACGGGTATGTGGGGCCGATCTATCCAACACTCTGGAGACGTTTTCCCGCGCTGAAAAGCGAAAGCGGCGCTTCATATCCCGGGAAAGGTACAGATGAAAACGTAAAATGGGCCTATGATGAATATGACCAGGTACAGCGGGCAGTTGATATGCTTAAAAAAAATCCCAATAGCCGCCGTATAGTTGTGAGTGCATGGCATCCGGGGCTGCTCGATGAAATGAGATTACCACCATGCCACGTGATGTATATTTTTAATGTTTCGAATGGCCGGCTGAATTGCCACCTTACACAGCGATCCGGAGATATTGCTTTAGGTATACCATTCAACCTGGCCTGTTATTCCGCATTAACGATGGCAATTGCGGCAGAAACAAACCTGAAACCGGGAGTATTTGCACATACAATTGTAGATGCACATATATATGAAAATCACGTGGAAGGCCTGAAGGAGCAATTAAAGAGAGAACCCAGGAAACTCCCTGAACTCAAAATTCAGAAAAAACCGCTCAACCAGCTTGAATTTTCAGATTTTGAACTTTTAAACTACAATCCACACGATAAAATCCGGTTTCCGGTAGCCGTATGA
- the rnc gene encoding ribonuclease III — protein MLGRLKNWFSAPTDQFKEPSARIKKLEKLLGFKIEPEDRGIYLRALRHRSIIDGKKIQAHETYERLEFLGDAVLDLVVTEILFDQYPLANEGFLTKLRAKVVRGKTLAQIARSMQINEVMEIGERASGQGIEVSKSVLADLFESVVAAIYLTKGYEFTSEFTDKLINKHLDLKSLEVKADNFKSSLMEYLQALNEPLPDYRVIDEEGPAHDKTFTVAVYLQGELKAEGKGKNKKDAEQIAAEKALALLLRDET, from the coding sequence ATGCTAGGAAGGTTAAAAAATTGGTTTTCAGCACCAACAGATCAGTTTAAAGAACCTTCCGCACGCATTAAAAAACTTGAAAAGCTCCTCGGTTTCAAAATTGAACCCGAAGATCGCGGCATCTACCTGAGGGCATTGCGCCATCGGTCTATCATTGATGGGAAAAAAATACAGGCTCATGAAACGTATGAACGTCTGGAATTTTTGGGTGATGCGGTATTGGATCTCGTTGTCACCGAAATTCTTTTCGATCAATATCCACTCGCCAATGAAGGTTTCCTCACTAAATTAAGAGCTAAGGTAGTAAGAGGAAAAACGCTTGCCCAGATCGCGCGATCAATGCAGATAAATGAAGTGATGGAGATAGGCGAACGAGCATCAGGACAGGGAATTGAGGTTTCAAAAAGTGTTCTCGCAGACTTGTTCGAATCTGTTGTTGCCGCGATTTATCTTACCAAAGGCTACGAATTCACCTCAGAGTTTACAGATAAACTTATAAATAAACACCTTGATCTGAAGTCGCTTGAAGTGAAAGCGGATAATTTCAAAAGTTCTCTGATGGAGTATTTACAAGCTCTGAATGAACCTCTGCCCGACTACCGGGTTATTGATGAAGAGGGTCCCGCTCATGATAAAACCTTTACAGTTGCGGTCTATTTACAGGGCGAATTGAAAGCAGAAGGGAAAGGAAAGAATAAAAAAGATGCTGAACAGATCGCGGCCGAAAAAGCCCTCGCTCTGTTATTACGGGATGAAACATAA
- the fabF gene encoding beta-ketoacyl-ACP synthase II: MTGRRVVVTGIGALTPVGKTAPEFWNGLVSGKSGVRTIEHFDTTDYPTKFAGQIEDYDSSEFFERKEARRLDNVSQYGIITADEAIKDSKVDLDSINKDRVAVIVGTGIGGMKTFYDQSVDHHEHGPRGVNPFFIPMLIPDMPAGHISIKYGFRGANYCAVSACATGSQNIGLAYDAIKYGQADMAVCGGTESPVWAIGVSGFSSMKALSKRNESPETASRPFDKDRDGFVLGEGAAMMFIESLESALERGARIYGEISGYGFSADAHHITAPDPDGNGVKLALDMALNMAGITPNDVDHINMHGTSTPLGDLAETNTIKKVFGDHAYEMNLNSTKSMTGHMLGAAGAAESIAALLTTYHGIIPPTINQVTPDPECDLNYTPNESVARDVTYAMNNAFGFGGHNTTLIFKKFDD; the protein is encoded by the coding sequence ATGACTGGACGTAGAGTAGTAGTAACAGGTATTGGAGCACTAACACCTGTCGGAAAGACCGCACCTGAATTTTGGAATGGTTTGGTTTCTGGCAAAAGTGGAGTCCGTACCATTGAACACTTCGATACAACAGATTACCCTACAAAATTTGCCGGACAAATTGAGGACTACGACTCAAGTGAGTTTTTTGAGCGTAAAGAAGCCCGACGGCTGGATAATGTCTCTCAATACGGTATAATAACCGCTGATGAGGCGATTAAAGACAGTAAGGTCGATCTTGACTCTATCAACAAAGATCGTGTTGCTGTAATTGTAGGGACCGGTATCGGAGGAATGAAAACATTTTACGACCAGTCTGTCGATCATCATGAACATGGTCCGCGCGGTGTGAATCCGTTCTTTATTCCCATGCTCATTCCTGATATGCCTGCTGGCCATATTTCTATTAAATATGGTTTTAGAGGAGCGAATTACTGCGCTGTTTCAGCGTGCGCAACCGGATCTCAAAATATCGGCCTGGCATACGATGCTATAAAGTATGGCCAGGCAGATATGGCCGTCTGTGGTGGAACAGAATCCCCCGTTTGGGCGATTGGAGTTTCCGGGTTTAGTTCGATGAAAGCTCTCTCCAAACGAAATGAATCCCCTGAAACTGCATCCAGACCTTTTGATAAAGACAGGGACGGTTTTGTCCTCGGCGAAGGTGCTGCGATGATGTTCATCGAATCTCTTGAATCCGCTTTAGAACGCGGTGCCCGAATTTACGGTGAAATCTCAGGATATGGATTCTCAGCTGACGCACATCATATTACCGCACCCGACCCGGACGGCAATGGCGTGAAACTTGCCCTTGATATGGCACTCAATATGGCTGGAATCACCCCGAATGATGTTGATCATATCAACATGCACGGTACGTCTACTCCTCTCGGTGATCTTGCTGAGACGAACACCATCAAAAAAGTGTTCGGTGATCATGCATATGAAATGAATCTCAACTCTACCAAGTCGATGACCGGACATATGCTCGGTGCAGCCGGTGCAGCTGAATCGATTGCTGCGCTTCTGACGACTTATCACGGGATTATTCCACCAACAATTAACCAGGTTACCCCAGATCCGGAATGCGATCTTAACTACACGCCAAATGAATCAGTTGCAAGGGATGTAACCTATGCCATGAATAACGCCTTTGGTTTTGGTGGACATAATACTACTCTCATTTTTAAAAAGTTCGATGACTAA
- a CDS encoding acyl carrier protein: protein MSQDVESKVKAIIVDKLGVDESEVVTEANFTNDLGADSLDTVELIMEFEKEFDLSIPDEDAENIATVGDAVKYLQQKQ, encoded by the coding sequence ATGTCACAAGACGTAGAATCAAAAGTAAAAGCAATTATCGTTGACAAACTTGGAGTTGATGAGTCAGAAGTAGTGACCGAGGCTAACTTCACGAATGATCTGGGTGCCGACTCTCTGGATACAGTTGAACTCATTATGGAATTCGAAAAAGAGTTTGACCTTAGCATTCCCGACGAAGATGCTGAAAATATTGCTACGGTAGGCGACGCTGTGAAATATCTGCAGCAAAAACAATAA
- the fabG gene encoding 3-oxoacyl-[acyl-carrier-protein] reductase, translating to MDLKGKNCLITGGSRGIGRHMALHFADLGANVAITYARSVDAAEEVVGEISGKNVKGKAFQADAVDFSKAEEVIQSVVDEWGSLDVLVNNAGITRDNLILRMNEEQWDEVINTNLKSIFNYSKAAAKPMMRARGGSIVNVGSVVGLSGNAGQSNYAASKAGIIGFTKSFAKELASRGIRANVIAPGYILTEMTEQLSEKVLESIKAETPLGRAGNPEEVSNTAAFLASDLSSYITGEVIRVDGGMAM from the coding sequence ATGGATTTAAAAGGAAAAAACTGTCTGATAACAGGTGGCAGCCGGGGAATAGGCCGGCATATGGCGCTGCATTTTGCAGATCTCGGTGCTAACGTTGCAATTACATACGCCCGATCAGTGGATGCTGCCGAAGAGGTTGTCGGGGAGATATCCGGGAAAAATGTTAAAGGTAAAGCTTTTCAGGCTGACGCAGTAGATTTTTCAAAAGCTGAAGAGGTTATTCAATCTGTAGTCGATGAATGGGGTTCTCTCGATGTATTGGTAAACAACGCCGGAATAACCCGTGATAATCTCATTCTTCGAATGAATGAAGAACAATGGGATGAAGTAATAAATACCAATTTGAAAAGTATCTTTAACTATAGCAAAGCTGCAGCCAAACCGATGATGAGAGCTCGCGGCGGTTCTATTGTTAACGTTGGTTCTGTAGTTGGTCTCTCTGGTAATGCCGGACAAAGTAACTATGCAGCTTCAAAAGCAGGCATCATTGGATTCACGAAGTCGTTTGCCAAAGAACTCGCAAGCCGCGGGATTCGTGCTAATGTAATTGCCCCGGGTTACATACTAACAGAGATGACGGAACAATTGAGCGAAAAAGTTCTTGAATCAATCAAAGCAGAAACTCCGCTGGGCAGAGCCGGTAATCCTGAAGAAGTATCCAATACAGCCGCTTTTCTTGCCTCAGACTTAAGTTCTTACATTACTGGTGAGGTAATTCGGGTGGATGGCGGAATGGCAATGTAG
- the fabD gene encoding ACP S-malonyltransferase: protein MNAILFPGQGSQFVGMAKDHFDSSNDVKKLFLSADEQLGYAITEIMFEGPSETLMQTRYTQPAIFLHSVALFYEMNIIPDAVAGHSLGELSALVAAKVLSFETALDLVQLRGDLMQEAGEIHPGTMAAIIGMDDAVVDDICAEASEEINKPVVAANYNCPGQLVISGDEDAVSKAVDIAKERGCRLAKMLPVSGAFHSPLMKPALDGFKKKVDNIEFNDPVCPFYSNATAEPTRKSDVVKENLIAQLTSPVRWTQTLLNMESNGITDFTEVGPGKVLQGLVKRTVSNANITGHQ, encoded by the coding sequence ATGAACGCAATACTTTTTCCGGGGCAGGGTTCACAATTCGTCGGTATGGCGAAAGACCATTTTGATTCCAGCAATGATGTTAAAAAGCTCTTCCTGAGCGCTGACGAACAACTGGGATATGCTATTACTGAGATTATGTTTGAAGGCCCCTCAGAAACGCTGATGCAGACACGTTATACCCAGCCGGCAATTTTTTTGCACTCCGTAGCCCTTTTTTATGAAATGAATATTATACCTGATGCAGTAGCAGGGCATAGTTTAGGTGAACTTTCTGCACTTGTAGCGGCTAAAGTTTTATCATTTGAAACAGCACTCGACCTGGTACAGCTGCGCGGGGATCTTATGCAGGAAGCCGGTGAAATTCATCCGGGTACCATGGCAGCTATAATCGGCATGGATGATGCTGTTGTTGACGATATTTGTGCTGAAGCCTCAGAAGAGATTAATAAACCGGTAGTCGCCGCAAATTATAACTGTCCCGGTCAGCTCGTTATCTCAGGTGACGAGGATGCGGTTTCAAAAGCAGTTGATATTGCCAAAGAGCGCGGATGCAGGCTCGCTAAAATGTTGCCGGTGAGCGGTGCTTTTCACTCCCCCCTGATGAAACCGGCACTCGATGGATTCAAAAAGAAGGTTGACAATATTGAATTTAACGATCCTGTTTGTCCATTCTACAGCAATGCAACTGCGGAACCAACGAGAAAATCAGATGTTGTGAAAGAAAATTTGATTGCTCAACTAACATCCCCGGTTCGCTGGACGCAAACGCTTTTAAATATGGAATCGAACGGAATTACCGATTTTACTGAAGTAGGTCCCGGAAAGGTACTGCAGGGACTTGTAAAGAGAACCGTTTCTAATGCTAATATTACAGGTCATCAATAA
- a CDS encoding beta-ketoacyl-ACP synthase III, with product MPPIYAKITGVGKYLPDYILTNKELETMVDTNDEWITSRTGISERRILKGEGRGTSYMASRAAKAALEDADVDPDEIDAIIVATVTPDYLFPATACLVQKQIGADKAYAFDLSAACSGFLFALTTGGTMIESGRAKKVLVIGADKMSSILDYSDRTTCILFGDAGAAVLLEATDEKVGIIDYIHYTDGDEDRMLYQPAGGSVMPATEQTVEQKLHFLRQEGRSVFKRATEGMADVSLEIMEKNNLAPDDVSWLVPHQANLRIIDATARRMGLDKEKVMINISKYGNTTSATIPLCLADWNDELSEGDNLVLSAFGGGLTWGSIFLKWGK from the coding sequence ATGCCTCCAATTTATGCTAAGATAACCGGTGTAGGGAAATATCTGCCGGATTATATTCTTACGAATAAAGAACTTGAAACCATGGTGGATACCAACGACGAATGGATTACATCCAGGACCGGTATCTCCGAACGCAGAATTTTAAAAGGTGAAGGCAGGGGTACCTCTTACATGGCCTCGCGTGCAGCAAAAGCAGCACTTGAAGACGCCGATGTTGACCCGGATGAGATTGACGCCATCATTGTTGCTACCGTAACCCCAGACTATCTCTTTCCGGCCACAGCCTGCCTCGTGCAAAAACAAATCGGGGCAGATAAAGCCTATGCTTTTGATCTGTCTGCTGCATGCTCCGGGTTTCTTTTTGCATTGACCACCGGCGGTACGATGATTGAATCGGGCAGGGCAAAAAAAGTTCTGGTAATCGGGGCTGATAAAATGAGTTCTATTCTTGATTATTCAGACAGAACAACCTGTATTCTATTCGGTGATGCCGGCGCTGCAGTTCTTCTTGAAGCAACAGATGAAAAAGTGGGGATTATCGATTACATTCACTACACTGACGGTGATGAGGATCGTATGCTTTATCAACCCGCCGGAGGCAGCGTCATGCCGGCGACAGAACAAACAGTTGAACAAAAACTGCATTTTTTGAGGCAGGAAGGCCGTTCTGTTTTTAAACGAGCTACTGAAGGAATGGCTGATGTTTCTCTCGAAATTATGGAGAAAAATAATTTAGCGCCCGACGATGTATCCTGGCTTGTGCCTCATCAGGCAAACCTGAGAATCATCGACGCAACAGCACGGCGTATGGGGCTGGATAAAGAGAAGGTTATGATCAACATCAGTAAATATGGAAATACAACATCAGCCACCATACCACTCTGCCTTGCAGATTGGAATGATGAATTAAGTGAAGGTGATAACCTCGTGCTTTCTGCATTTGGCGGCGGGCTTACATGGGGTTCTATATTTTTAAAATGGGGTAAATAA
- the plsX gene encoding phosphate acyltransferase PlsX, with translation MIVAVDAVGGDHFPENPVKGGLEALAERADLNLVFVGPEKLIQDELEQSEIDFDSNRVDILHADQIVTMDDSASSVLKDKQNSSISVGLKHHRAGQCDAFVSAGHTGALLAASTVLLGKIEGVIRPTIGALYPTVKGVRLLVDAGANLELKPEMYYQFGLMGSIFTEQILGVENPKIGLVNVGEEPEKGTDLLKDSYKILAQFDNFIGNIEGKDILSGKADVFLTDGLTGNVILKFGESIPGILRELFKKHISELEISEDVQKQMFTVLTKAMHTFDYEHVGGIPFLGVNGISFVGHGGSSPFAIRSMILNASNCIENGVNEKIKASLN, from the coding sequence ATGATCGTTGCTGTAGATGCAGTAGGTGGAGATCACTTTCCAGAAAATCCGGTTAAAGGAGGTCTCGAGGCATTAGCCGAACGAGCTGACCTTAATCTGGTATTTGTAGGTCCTGAAAAATTAATTCAGGACGAGCTGGAACAATCTGAAATCGATTTTGATAGCAATCGGGTTGATATTCTACATGCAGACCAGATTGTCACTATGGATGATTCTGCATCTTCAGTGCTGAAGGACAAACAAAATTCATCAATATCAGTAGGTCTAAAACATCACAGAGCGGGCCAGTGCGATGCATTTGTTAGTGCCGGGCATACCGGTGCGTTGCTTGCAGCTTCTACGGTTCTCCTTGGGAAAATTGAAGGAGTCATCCGCCCTACAATTGGTGCGTTGTATCCAACAGTGAAAGGGGTTCGGCTTTTAGTTGATGCAGGAGCAAACCTTGAGCTCAAGCCAGAAATGTATTACCAGTTTGGATTAATGGGCTCGATTTTTACCGAGCAAATTCTGGGAGTTGAAAATCCAAAAATCGGTCTTGTAAACGTTGGTGAAGAACCTGAAAAAGGGACGGATCTGCTCAAAGATTCTTACAAAATATTAGCACAGTTTGATAACTTCATAGGAAATATTGAAGGGAAAGATATTCTCAGTGGTAAAGCTGATGTATTCTTAACGGATGGTCTCACAGGTAATGTAATTCTAAAGTTCGGAGAATCTATACCGGGCATCCTCAGGGAACTGTTTAAAAAGCATATTTCCGAATTAGAAATCAGTGAAGATGTGCAAAAACAAATGTTTACTGTTTTAACAAAAGCTATGCATACATTTGACTACGAACACGTTGGCGGGATTCCTTTTCTCGGAGTGAACGGTATCAGTTTCGTAGGGCATGGAGGAAGCAGCCCATTTGCGATCAGAAGTATGATTTTAAACGCCTCAAATTGTATCGAAAACGGGGTGAATGAAAAGATTAAAGCCTCTCTTAACTAA
- the rpmF gene encoding 50S ribosomal protein L32, with product MAHPKRKTSKARKNKRRAHQSLKDVTLAECSNCGALHRYHHVCMECGHYRGQQVVFKSE from the coding sequence ATGGCACATCCGAAAAGAAAAACTTCCAAAGCTCGTAAAAACAAGCGAAGAGCCCACCAGAGTCTTAAGGACGTCACACTTGCTGAGTGCTCAAACTGTGGTGCGCTTCACAGATATCACCATGTGTGTATGGAGTGCGGGCATTACAGAGGTCAGCAGGTAGTCTTTAAGTCAGAATAA
- a CDS encoding DUF177 domain-containing protein, protein MDKQKLRFDIQELPEGESSKERSLTKGFFELDEEISFLEGEVHINFFRTDHFIKVSFSLQCSVELICDRSLEPFEKKIEGKFDILFQPGEIEESVTAESAVKQIPADELVLDISDEVRDTIMLNIPIKKIHPKYVDESGKLNEFETAQFGDLGEDDEQAIDPRWEKLKKLKNK, encoded by the coding sequence GTGGATAAGCAAAAATTAAGATTCGACATACAGGAATTGCCCGAAGGCGAAAGTTCAAAAGAGCGGTCGCTGACGAAAGGGTTTTTTGAGCTCGATGAAGAAATCAGCTTTCTGGAGGGTGAGGTGCATATCAACTTCTTCAGAACAGATCACTTCATTAAGGTCTCGTTTAGTTTACAGTGCAGTGTTGAACTAATCTGTGACAGGAGTCTCGAGCCATTTGAAAAGAAGATTGAAGGAAAATTTGATATTCTGTTTCAGCCCGGTGAGATTGAAGAATCTGTAACCGCTGAAAGCGCGGTTAAACAGATTCCAGCTGATGAATTGGTGCTCGATATTTCAGATGAGGTGCGCGACACTATCATGCTGAATATCCCGATCAAAAAAATTCATCCGAAGTATGTTGATGAGTCCGGAAAACTCAACGAGTTTGAAACTGCACAGTTTGGAGACCTCGGTGAGGACGATGAACAAGCGATTGATCCGCGATGGGAAAAACTGAAGAAATTAAAGAATAAATAA
- a CDS encoding deoxynucleoside kinase: MSDKKKGRYVAIAGNIGAGKSSLTGLLAENFSWNPYYESVEDNPYLSDFYEDMRRWSFNLQIYFLSSRFQHQKEMLSKSENIIQDRTIYEDVEIFAKNLHNMNLMSDRDFQNYSALFHQMSHYLRPPDLLIYLRAQVPTLVRQIQQRGRDYENTIRIDYLEKLNKLYENWIDRYSHQKLIIDTDNLDFVNSKEDLGKVIELVEQRLFGLFN, translated from the coding sequence ATGAGCGACAAAAAAAAAGGGCGATACGTTGCAATTGCGGGTAATATTGGTGCAGGAAAATCTTCACTAACAGGACTCCTTGCCGAAAATTTTTCGTGGAATCCATATTACGAATCTGTAGAAGACAATCCCTATTTATCTGATTTTTATGAAGATATGAGGCGCTGGAGCTTTAATCTCCAGATCTATTTTCTATCCAGCCGTTTTCAGCATCAAAAAGAGATGCTCAGTAAAAGTGAGAATATTATTCAGGATCGTACGATCTATGAGGATGTAGAGATTTTTGCAAAAAACCTGCATAACATGAATTTGATGAGCGACCGGGATTTCCAGAATTATTCCGCGCTTTTTCATCAAATGAGTCATTATCTTCGTCCGCCAGACCTGCTGATTTACCTTCGGGCACAGGTTCCCACTCTCGTCCGCCAGATTCAGCAACGGGGCAGGGACTATGAGAATACAATCCGAATCGATTATCTCGAAAAACTGAACAAGTTATATGAAAACTGGATTGACAGATACAGCCATCAGAAACTGATTATTGATACTGATAATCTCGATTTTGTTAATAGTAAAGAAGATCTTGGAAAAGTTATTGAGCTGGTAGAACAGCGGCTTTTTGGTTTATTTAACTGA